Proteins encoded within one genomic window of Psilocybe cubensis strain MGC-MH-2018 chromosome 2, whole genome shotgun sequence:
- a CDS encoding hypothetical protein (Uncharacterized protein C683.02c), giving the protein MTRVTNFGRKRTHLQAGFTTDDTPTTTQIDEPSTSNGAMNNSNSNDANETLSAANADCAAPPPKKKRKRTPKSKRDGYAAQRAAEAALARGEEPPAPEPETAVGSNESKPYEELSKSGKKKRRIQDKKRKILNATETRRLKRIDEKLKNTICFACRENGHAAKDCPKNPEGGNKEKGVGICYRCGSTKHSLSKCRKPSNPEDPFPYALCFVCNGKGHLASSCPQNKTKGVYPNGGCCKLCGETSHLAKDCGVREKITDATTVFGTGREVGADEDDFHSFKRKALEIDREEKQENKLKQQLEIKAGVHSDVVKAYGAAPVRPKKVVVFK; this is encoded by the exons ATGACTCGTGTAACAAACTTTGGAAGGAAACGGACTCATCTACAGGCAGGGTTCACCACGGATGATACGCCTACCACGACTCAGATTGATGAACCTTCGACATCAAATGGAGCTATGAACAATTCCAACTCAAATGACGCAAATGAGACCTTGTCAGCGGCGAACGCGGACTGTGCTGCTCCTCCACCaaagaagaaacgaaagcGTACACCGAAATCCAAGCGTGACGGCTATGCTGCACAGCGAGCCGCGGAGGCTGCGTTAGCGCGAGGTGAAGAGCCTCCTGCACCGGAACCTGAAACGGCTGTTGGATCGAATGAATCAAAACCCTACGAGGAACTGAGCAAGAgcgggaagaagaagagaaggataCAGGATAAGAAACGCAAAA TTCTGAATGCAACAGAAACTCGTCGACTCAAAAGAATTGATGAAAAGCTAAAAAATACCATTTGTTTTGCATGTCGCGAAAACGGGCACGCTGCAAAGGATTGCCCAAAAAATCCAGAAGGTGGTAACAAAGAAAAGGGAGTTGGAATTTGTTATAG GTGTGGTTCCACGAAACATAGTCTTTCCAAATGCCGGAAACCTTCCAATCCCGAAGATCCTTTCCCATATGCATTGTGTTTTGTCTGCAATGGGAAGGGCCATCTCGCATCTTCATGCCCCCAAAATAAAACTAAGGGTGTTTATCCAAATGGAGGCTGTTGCAAGCTGTGTGGCGAGACCTCGCACCTGGCAAAAGATTGTGGCGTTAGAGAGAAAA TAACAGATGCTACAACCGTCTTTGGGACAGGCAGAGAAGTAGGAGCTGACGAAGATGACTTCCACTCTTTCAAACGGAAGGCACTCGAAATTGACCGGGAAGAAAAACAGGAAAATAAGTTGAAACAACAGCTGGAGATCAAGGCGGGTGTGCATTCAGATGTTGTCAAGGCATACGGAGCGGCGCCTGTGCGTCCGAAGAAAGTTGTTGTGTTTAAATAG
- a CDS encoding Aldo-keto reductase family 1 member C13, which yields MAMKHWNVMIWLFLVTSSLPAKALPVSPQYVNKLDSITFREDLVGEALLQLQKEHDIKREHLFVQTKFTPIGGQDATQPIPYNPSDSISKQITLEAWRTLTQLQDEGKVRLIGVSNTYDVRILAALQRVRPVQVVQNRWYEGNDWDPKVLNYCKESGIMYQSFWTLSGSPSLLAHPSLLQIAKASKMTAPQTVYKIAQLEGIIPLSGTTDENHMRQDVSVEELSFFEGSSQFLEDVRKFIKE from the exons ATGGCCATGAAGCACTGGAATGTGATGATTTGGTTGTTTTTGGTTACATCAAGCTTGCCAGCCAAAGCACTACCGGT AAGCCCTCAATATGTTAACAAACTTGACTCTATTACCTTCAGAGAAGATCTTGTAGGCGAAGCATTGCTTCAGTTGCAGAAGGAACATGATATCAAACGAGAACATCTTTTTGTGCAGACAAA ATTTACGCCAATCGGAGGCCAAGATGCTACGCAACCAATTCCTTACAATCCTTCGGATTCCATCTCCAAGCAAATC ACCCTCGAGGCATGGCGCACGCTCACACAGCTGCAGGACGAGGGCAAGGTTCGGCTCATTGGTGTGAGTAACACATATGACGTCCGCATTCTTGCTGCATTGCAGCGAGTGAGGCCGGTTCAGGTGGTCCAAAATAGATGGTACGAAGGCAACGACTGGGACCCAAAGGTGTTGAACTACTGCAAGGAGTCTGGAATCATGTATCA GTCTTTCTGGACACTGTCGGGATCACCATCACTTCTAGCCCATCCGAGCCTATTACAAATCGCAAAAGCGTCAAAGATGACTGCTCCTCAGACGGTGTACAAAATCGCCCAACTTGAAGGGATCATTCCACTTTCTGGGACCACAGATGAAAACCACATGCGGCAAGATGTCTCAGTAGAAGAACTCTCGTTCTTCGAAGGATCTAGCCAGTTTCTTGAGGACGTGCGCAAGTTCATCAAAGAATGA
- a CDS encoding Abhydrolase domain-containing protein mpaH, whose product MDRDPLSGKPHFPPPPTPIKGERTVNPRRRLAPLQPPPSLVPLPATLPPGLSRKCAFTYTHTLSVHILPAAYPRAASTPGRIEVPLPEAFIGPKAKEQRTKRLFETAHGMLAEKVQLESVFPDPKLNARVGEVGLWSTVLRIRRDESVSLGEGKKGITLVTTHPIGFHKEIWEPTFRHLIEMTELANSSIRIEELWSLEAVNHGDAALINGIHIPKLPDRSDYGRDIANFVIHHLPDGKDAFGKDLPLQLTRLPESIATERVKHGFRDRNVVTMGHSLGGDATALCGISYPKLFPAIILLETTLFPGSNNRSKLKPAIIVSTLGRRSSWPSREEAKKALLKSPLFQAFDPEVLNVYVEHGTYKDDKTGQIHLKCPPALEASEFAELRTMNEGWELLPTLDDNVELRWIMGGRDDASNLLTREFVGCVRVGGMEVARKTVWRRSKNASNVKLPGAGHLLVQEKPKDVAEDITLFLTRKFGSGEDGRKAKL is encoded by the exons ATGGACCGCGATCCGCTCTCAGGGAAACCTCACTTTCCACCCCCACCAACTCCCATCAAAGGCGAACGCACCGTGAACCCCAGGAGGCGGCTCGCGCCTCTCCAACCTCCTCCTTCGCTCGTTCCGCTACCAGCTACACTCCCACCAGGTCTCTCGAGGAAATGCGCATTCACGTACACGCATACGCTAAGCGTCCACATCCTACCCGCGGCGTACCCGCGTGCTGCGTCGACGCCCGGGAGAATCGAGGTACCGCTCCCAGAGGCGTTTATAGGTCCAAAGGCGAAGGAACAGAGGACGAAAAGGTTGTTCGAGACGGCGCATGGAATGTTGGCAGAGAAGGTGCAGCTTGAGAGTGTGTTTCCAGACCCAAAGCTTAACGCGCGTGTGGGGGAGGTTGGGCTATGGAGTACCGTGTTAAGAATTAGACGGGACGAGAGTGTATCGTTGGGAGAGGGGAAGAAGGGTATTACACTTGTGACTACCCATCCTATTGGGTTCCATAAAGAG ATATGGGAACCTACGTTTAGACATCTCATAGAAATGACAGAGCTGGCCAACTCATCTATTAGAATCGAAGAACTCTGGTCGCTCGAAGCTGTCAACCACGGCGACGCGGCTCTCATCAACGGCATCCATATACCCAAACTTC CGGATCGATCTGACTATGGACGGGACATTGCCAATTTTGTGATCCACCATCTTCCAGACGGGAAAGACGCATTCGGGAAGGATCTTCCACTCCAGCTCACTCGCCTTCCCGAATCCATTGCGACCGAACGAGTGAAACACGGATTCAGAGATCGGAATGTTGTTACGATGGGTCATTCACTTGGTGGGGACGCGAC TGCGTTGTGTGGGATAAGCTACCCTAAACTTTTCCCGGCTATTATATTACTGGAGACGACGCTCTTCCCTGggtcgaataacagatcaAAGCTCAAGCCCGCAATCATCGTCAGCACACTCGGACGGAGATCATCCTGGCCTTCAAG GGAAGAAGCGAAGAAAGCTCTCCTCAAATCCCCTCTCTTCCAAGCCTTTGATCCAGAGGTCCTAAATGTATATGTTGAGCACGGAACGTACAAAGACGATAAGACTGGCCAGATACACCTCAAATGCCCCCCGGCTTTGGAAGCCAGTGAGTTCGCAGAGCTCCGGACGATGAACGAGGGGTGGGAGCTGCTACCGACCCTTGACGACAATGTAGAGCTGAGATGGATAATGGGAGGCAGAGATGACGCGAGTAACTT GCTGACACGGGAATTTGTGGGGTGTGTTAGAGTGGGAGGTATGGAAGTGGCGAGGAAGACAGTTTGGCGGCGATCGAAGAACGCGTCGAATGTGAAGCTTCCTGGGGCCGGTCATCTG CTCGTTCAAGAGAAACCAAAGGATGTTG CGGAAGACATTACCTTGTTCTTGACCCGAAAATTTGGGTCGGGAGAAGATGGCCGCAAGGCGAAGTTGTGA
- a CDS encoding 4-O-methyltransferase 1 codes for MSASPLSQLACLINNSVVALEKACSDSNLPFPSLDDPFSPASEAFRANPQAEEATKVIAAAAHQLMMMVLPPSVALYTLVSGQFKTAALRVCAEANVTEIIREAGPQGMHVKDIAKRANLNSGKLARLLRYLATHHVYKEVLPDVFVNNRISSMLDTGKAVNDIIASPESKHDNTPGFAAIVGHHLDEVYKSSGNLWENMSNPVTANSVETNETAFNTAMDVKTTFWETLAQPDQEYRQRRFDIAMKGVAALESADAILKAYDWESLPKDSVVVDVGGGVGATSMVLAKNIPNVKIVVQDQPTVIAEGSTPFWEKEMPDALASGRATLQAHDFFTPQPVKNASVFLLKQIMHDWSDPYAIKILSQLRRAAQPDTKLILIDSVIPFACHDPSADANTDTENSLRIVGISPKEAPMPLLANFGVANELAYVADLTMLVLFNSQERTVKHLAELLDGTGWRLTKVVRDQAAGSFLQPVEAVPII; via the exons ATGTCTGCTTCTCCTCTTTCCCAGCTAGCTTGCTTGATCAATAACTCTGTTGTTGCACTAGAAAAAGCGTGCTCCGATAGCAATTTGCCATTTCCCAGCTTAGATGATCCATTTTCCCCAGCTTCCGAAGCATTTAGGGCTAATCCTCAGGCTGAGGAGGCGACGAAAGTCATTGCAGCTGCGGCTCACCAGCTTATGATGATGGTTTTGCCACCCTCTGTTGCATTGTATACTTTGGTCTCTGGA CAATTCAAAACAGCTGCCCTTCGAGTTTGCGCAGAAGCCAACGTCACGGAAATAATCCGTGAAGCTGGTCCACAG GGAATGCACGTCAAGGATATCGCGAAAAGAGCGAATCTTAACAGTGGGAAGCTTG CTCGACTGCTGCGATATCTTGCTACACATCATGTTTACAAGGAGGTTCTCCCGGATGTATTTGTCAACAACCGTATATCCTCCATGCTCGACACCGGAAAGGCGGTAAATGATATCATTGCTAG TCCTGAAAGCAAACACGACAACACTCCCGGATTCGCTGCCATCGTCGGTCACCA TCTAGATGAGGTGTACAAGTCTTCAGGGAATCTGTGGGAGAACATGTCCAACCCGGTCACGGCCAACTCGGTCGAGACAAACGAAACAGCCTTCAACACCGCAATGGACGTCAAAACTACCTTTTGGGAGACACTCGCACAACCAGATCAGGAGTACCGACAGCGCAGATTCGATATCGCAATGAAAGGAGTAGCAGCGCTCGAATCGGCGGACGCGATTTTGAAAG CCTATGATTGGGAATCTTTGCCAAAAGACTCAGTCGTTGTCGACGTTGGAGGCGGTGTGGGTGCTACCTCGATGGTATTGGCGAAGAATATCCCGAATGTCAAGATTGTTGTCCAGGACCAACCCACCGTCATCGCAGAAGGGAGTACACCG TTCTGGGAAAAGGAAATGCCGGACGCTCTAGCGTCCGGCCGGGCGACCCTGCAAG CGCATGATTTCTTCACACCCCAGCCCGTCAAAAATGCATCGGTGTTCCTCCTCAAACAGATCATGCACGACTGGTCGGATCCCTACGCTATTAAGATCCTCTCCCAGCTGAGACGAGCCGCGCAACCCGACACGAAGCTCATCCTCATCGACAGTGTAATCCCCTTTGCATGCCACGACCCAAGTGCCGATGCCAATACAGACACCGAAAACAGCCTGAGAATCGTCGGAATCTCACCCAAAGAGGCGCCCATGCCGCTGTTGGCAAATTTCGGTGTTGCAAACGAGCTAGCTTACGTTGCTGATTTGACG ATGTTGGTACTCTTTAACTCGCAGGAGAGAACTGTTAAGCACTTGGCGGAGCTCTTGGATGGTACAGGGTGGCGTCTGACAAAGGTTGTACGTGATCAGGCAGCAGGTAGTTTCCTACAACCCGTCGAGGCGGTCCCGATCATCTAA